CACTAGGCCTTGCCTCCATTGCACTTGTTGGGAAAACTTGCAATGGCGTATCTTTCGCTGAAGACAATGGTTTTTGGATAGATGGCCGTATTCCTCTTCCTTCTGTCGATAACAGTAAGTACACAAGAACTTAGGCTACAGATTTTGGCAAATTGTAGTCACATTAGTCATTGGTATGATTGGTTTCTTTTTCCTCTTTTTGAATACTAATTATGACAGAAATTGCAAATGAGAACACGGGCACTCGTTCTTTTCTGAAGAAGAGAATCTTCATGGCTAATATAGGGCTCAAAGGAAGAATGTATAGGCTAAGGAAATATGCCTTTGATCTCCTTGCTATGGAAGATTTGATTGGGAAAGACACATTGAACTATGTTCaaaagtttattaagatcaaGTCAACATTCATGTATTATGATTTCGATAAGGTAATCACTGCAGCACCATTTGATGACAAGCAGCCTCTCTTAGATTTGGCTAACAGATTGTTTGACAGTGTGGAGAAGGTAAACATCAATTCAAAATAaacatattatttatttatttttctaatggTTCTTCTTACCATTACGGCTGCCTAACAAATTTTTGGTTTGAAATTATTTACAGCTTGATGCTGCTGTTAAGCAGCGAAATATACTACAGACAGAAGCAACTTATAAAGACACAAAGGTTATTCTCCAAGAGGTCATGGCCCGAATGGCATAGACGTGTAAAAATATGTTTTTGGCTACAAGAGCAGAGTTTGATTTATTATCTAAATGGGGTTTTTTATAAAAACTCATTTCATACATATTAACCCTTTGTTTCTTTTTAGTCTTactctatataatattatcttCTCTTCACTTGGCAAATATCAACAAATTGGATGTGTGTTCAAAGTTTCCACTAACATTATCAAGCAAAAGAGTAATGTCAGTTTTCATAGTAACCTGAAACATCTGTTGATtgcatttttcgctatcaactaattaagttaaagcttaaagaaatgaagtaaagaacacagagatttacatggttcaaattattaattaacacTAGTCCACGAGACGATTGTATTAGGGTTTGAGGAGCTTGAGGAGTCAAGCTTTTATGGAGATTTAAACAACATTTTTGCAATGCTCTGAATATCAAAAGTTGAGATCCTTTACATTGTGAGtcctagtcctatttatagatggctCAGGGTGATTAATTCCCATAGTGGGGTTTATTATAAAACATTCCCCATTAATTGGGGTATAAACTCTAATAAACATAACCTATTATAATTAAGGCTATGGTGGGCCCACACAGGGCTAATTTATGAGGTTTCAACCCACCACTACTTGGGGTGACACGCCACTGACAATGTCAGGGGGTAGCCGCATGTTTCCCTATGTCAGGCGACGCATTGGGACATGTTGTTTGTCACCTGTACGGATTCAACACCACTACTAGTGGAAACAGTAACTTTGTCAGACGGCCGCTTGTGGTCAAGATTCATTGTGCATGACACCTGACACAATGCTCCAGGGCCCGAGAAGCCTAATTACTCTCTAATGACACCCACGTGTCACtagtgaaaacacagacaacattttcccccaagtcttcacttgttgtaacgtcctgaatttgttattaaggtcgagtgccttgattactgtgtcaggagggcataatcaaatttatatgtagaattaattgaatatatgtgtgaatatgcagtataaatgatttatatggtaatgtgaataattatgcattttatgtgtattaaatatgcatgtgggcccgtttttgtaaattagggcatatttgtaatttttgacccgttgagggtatatttgtattatgtatactttatgagtgagaccccaatgTTATGGGGATACATTTGAGATGTATGgtccaaggcgatcctagtgagcagattagtagAATATTCACAATGGGGTTAAATACCCgattcggggtgagcctaggggtattttgggaaacctaATGAGTATTCGGGATTTATCGTgtaacgggtagttatttggt
The Humulus lupulus chromosome 6, drHumLupu1.1, whole genome shotgun sequence DNA segment above includes these coding regions:
- the LOC133782520 gene encoding photosynthetic NDH subunit of lumenal location 3, chloroplastic, with amino-acid sequence MARLANFNGVSETLPGIQSFPSLQRAKKRVEIVGFLGKKKDDSQEHTLKTTRRLALGLASIALVGKTCNGVSFAEDNGFWIDGRIPLPSVDNKIANENTGTRSFLKKRIFMANIGLKGRMYRLRKYAFDLLAMEDLIGKDTLNYVQKFIKIKSTFMYYDFDKVITAAPFDDKQPLLDLANRLFDSVEKLDAAVKQRNILQTEATYKDTKVILQEVMARMA